The DNA segment NNNNNNNNNNNNNNNNNNNNNNNNNNNNNNNNNNNNNNNNNNNNNNNNNNNNNNNNNNNNNNNNNNNNNNNNNNNNNNNNNNNNNNNNNNNNNNNNNNNNNNNNNNNNNNNNNNNNNNNNNNNNNNNNNNNNNNNNNNNNNNNNNNNNNNAGAGAGGAGTGACCTGGGATAGCAGTCAGACGGCGGTGATGTCTAGGTGACATGAGTGCGATGGCAGCTGGGCATCGTCCGCATTGACCTGAAGGCAAGCGACCGCTCAGCTGTTAATTCACCGTTTGTCTCAGCACCATTATATTTTTGTGATTCTCAATTTGTCTCATGATTGATCCATTCATAATTAGTAGTACACTTTATCTTCTGTTTCATGTGTTTTATGGGTGGAAGGGTTTGGATGACCGATGAGCATCTGGATGGAGGATAAATGTTAGCCGCAGGCCTGCTCCCATGCTTTGCCATTGCTATTGTCTCCCTGCATCGCCGTCTACGTCTCTGACCATGCGCCAATACATGGAGACCCAGTCCTTCGAGCACACACCAGCCCTGACCCACGTGTCCCATCGTTGCCCGGGCTCCCATGCCTTGCAGCCATGGAGGTAATATCCTCAAAGCGCCAGCCCGGCCCCAACCCGCGTGGACACTGGTCAAAATATCGTCTTAGCTACTGGTCTAATAAAGCAATGATCATTGGCTCTCTCTTGTGAAAATTTCACTTTGATCAGCTAACACACGAGTCAAACGTAAATGCTAGAAGTCTATCATAATATTATCTCTGAACTCATATGCCTTCCATGTATAGTATGCCGATGATATATGTCAATGATAGCAATAGTGAACTTGTACAATTTTTAATGTGCACTTTATTTAGATTCATGACCTCTGAACATAATTGTAATATGTATTTTGATGATGCTCAGCTCCATTTGTCGGCAAACTTCAAATCAATGAGGGGGAATACAATTTTCTGTGATAGTTGGGACTAATCCGTTTTCTTCTGATGTGCAATTCAAGTTGATGTCACAGTTCAGTAACTCGCATTGAAGTAGTGTTCATTTGTTAAGGAGATGAAATCTTAGCTCTTACACTAGCTCACGTACACATTAAAAACATTAAGTGGTAAATAGCTTACATACACCAGTCAGTTATGCATTATACCTTCAGATTCTGAGATAAAGAGAATCTCTAGCTATATATCTATGTCTTTACATGCGAAGCACGAAATCATGGGTGGGCGAAGCACCAGGATGTTTGTCAATGACTATGCCATCGGGAAGAAGCCCACCTCTGTTGACTCGCCGGTCCTAACATAGAGAAGCAAGACACACCACCTTGCTAAGGATGCCCGCCTCACACTAATGTGTGCAAATGTACCCTCCTAGGCAGAATTGGGATGCCCGCTTCACTCTGATGCGTGCTCGACTGGTCCCTAGGCCAATCGTTGGGTGGAGGAGGAGTATGAGGCTGAGGGCGACATCGGCGCCTGGTCGGTGCCTTGAGACCTTCTCAAATGCATTTGGCATCCTGTAGGCCACGTCCTCACCGAGGCTGCTGCACCTTGCCACCGTGTTGGGCCTTCATTGTGACGGTGGGCAGCCGGACTTCCTGGTGGAGTTGAGGCGGATTCGATATTAGGCAATGAGCCCACATTGCATGTGGATGTACACGATGTAGGACATGAAACCAAACACACTGAGGAAGTAAAACACATATAGTTCCTGTATTTTTCCTTTTCACTACTTTGACAACATTATTTTTTGAGAGCCGACAACATTTTAACATGGTATcacctgttgcaacgcacggacaattTTCCtagtctatccctaataataataaagcacggattgactNNNNNNNNNNNNNNNNNNNNNNNNNNNNNNNNNNNNNNNNNNNNNNNNNNNNNNNNNNNNNNNNNNNNNNNNNNNNNNNNNCATGGGTTCactgtcacaatacgctttcttcctgTGAATTTACACTTTCAGTTTGAATTCTAAGTTTCTAaccaaggtggtactaattttttgtACTAACTTCTTCTAACCTATTAAAATATTCGTACATAAAGTGGCATCATTACGCTCACCCATCCCGGCTGGGCCATATCGAGCAGCCCATCCGCACTCCAAaataggcccatgcaagcctcacATGCTTTGAATCCTGCAGGCCCGGTTGTAATACAAAGGAAACGAGGTAAAAAACATGCAGGTTACCAAAGTTCGAACTCGGGACGTGCAGTTAGATAAATATCGTTGCGACCAACCCATCCAGGACACCTTGCGTGTTCAATTCAAAGTTTACTTTCCTACTAAATAGTACCGCCTCGCTGCTTTACATCCAACTCACCCAATTTTAATATGTCTTTGAGTTTTTTGGGTATTAGGAAGCAGTGAATCATGAGAAAGATATTACAAAGGAAAGAGAGGCTAATTACTACTGCAAGCCCATTTAAAAGAGGATTTCCAACGTGATCAAAATAAGGAAGGAAAAAGTAGCTCAGGGAATAAGGAAGGAAAGAGAGACTAATTGGCATTCTATATATGTGATGGGCTATTATAAACGGGGAAGAAAATAGAGGCTAATTCGCATTCTATATATGTGGTCGGCTATAACGGATCCAAGGAAACATGCAAGAAAGAAATCAAAGGCATCCACCAGGGCCAACCTTTTACACCCATCCGGTCGTGCTCTTAATAATAGATCGCACACACCAATAGAAATAAAAAAAAGTTGGCATTCCTAAGGAAACGAACGGCAGGCACTTCTAAAACATAATACTATAAAACAGTAGACATGAAACATATTTTTGTGGAATTAATGCACTTTTTTGTGGGGAATTAATATGCAAATATACGTACAAGATAATATAGACACTTGGTGCATTGCATCTGAAGTTATATCATGCGCTAAATATTTATTTTATAGCCTCTGTAATCGTGAAATGAGCCTTGGCAAGCTAACTGCTGAGACTGCATGCACGCGAGACGGACAAAGACCAAATTTGCATTTGCATATAGAAGATGGTTGCTGATGGATTGTATTCCTTACACGTAGGCTAGCTGCTGAGAATGCATGCATACGGCTCGCAATGGCCTACACAATAAAACGACAAAACGATGGCTTGTGTTGGCTTCATGATCTTCATCGATTGTAGGTTGCAGTACTGTAAAAGTAAGGAAAATAAAACTGAATATTGCCGCAAGTACGAACTATATTTTTCCTAGATCCACAAACCGTATGATGATTAATTTATCAGGTATGCTATCTTTCGTATNNNNNNNNNNNNNNNNNNNNNNNNNNNNNNNNNNNNNNNNNNNNNNNNNNNNNNNNNNNNNNNNNNNNNNNNNNNNNNNNNNNNNNNNNNNNNNNNNNNNNNNNNNNNNNNNNNNNNNNNNNNNNNNNNNNNNNNNNNNNNNNNNNNNNNNNNNNNNNNNNNNNNNNNNNNNNNNNNNNNNNNNNNNNNNNNNNNNNNNNNNNNNNNNNNNNNNNNNNNNNNNNNNNNNNNNNNNNNNNNNNNNNNNNNNNNNNNNNNNNNNNNNNNNNNNNCGCTATGTTTAAGCATGACTACAACTAGCAGGCCCTATCTTGACATGTGCAACCGGAGCGGTTGAACAGGGCCTCCAAATTCCAGGGATGCCAAAATCAGAGATTGATATTACTAGGTCAAGACATATTGCTCAAAGAAAAACAACTACTGGTCAAGTGATTAGGTGCTAATGGGCTTTTAAGAGCGAAATAAATGAAAAGGACTCGCCCTAAAATACAGGCCAACTTCACGTCTCTCTCTCCCTGTATTTTTGTTTCTCATTCACTGCATGGTTCTTAGTAGAGCAACCCCATCCCATGTGCTGCCTGCCATTCATGGTCTCCAAACTTTCACCCCTCTAAAGTTTCTACTGTCATAATTTTTGTTCTTTCTGATACATCATTAATTTGGGTAGATTCAAATTTTAAGATAAAATGTGAACTCCCTGAAAAAATATGTAGCACCGCAATAATTTATACAGATATTTTAATTTATATTTTTTAAATATAGGGCCTAATTTTGATTTTGCACAAGGCCCCGAATTTTGAAGGTACGACATCACAACTAGCTTCAGAAGAAAAGTTAGTACATGTCTCCAAACTCCATCGTGTGGACTTTGTTTCAGTTTACAACAATATATATTTATGAGGTAAAATACCATGTTATTTTTTATAAGCACAAATATAATAAGTGGAGCTTATGGCTACACCGGTGCCAAAATATTGGTCACTCGCAAAGATTAAAAGATAATGCATTGCCAGTTAAAGTAAAGAATTAACACATGCACTTTGATTAATAAATATGGAAAAAATGTCCAATGAATTAAAATTAGAAACAGTAATTCAACTATATAATAGACAAATCCAAATGCTCATGTAATGATTTGATTCTTTACTAAGGAAATTTATTAATATTCTTAATAATCTTAAAGTGATTTTGTTAGCCAGCCTAATTTGTTAATTACATTAAAAGGTCATAATTTGATGATATGTACTATTAATAATCTTTGTGCTTATTATTAATGATAGGAAGTTATGTTAATAAACATACGGTTAGCAGTATTTGCTTTGCTCTGTACCAAAGCACGGGTGTAGTCTCGGGCACTGCAACCATTATCGGTGACAGTGGGAAGGAGGACGTCCATTGTCACGGATGGGCGTCATGTTGAGAAAAGGATTTGACCTATGGGGTCTTAAAACAGGAGCGTGCAattttttctctcccgttgcaacgcacggacatttttgctctctccctaataataaagcacggattgggtctccgggttcaccgtcgctgCGTTTTTGCAAACAAGTCCCTCATCTTTTATGAAATCAACCCACACTCCATATGGGCATCATCAACCGGGTAGAGGAAAAAAACATGTCGTCGTCGGTCTCGCACACGAAGGAGCAGTCCGTCTCCAACACGAACACGAGTGCGAACTAAAAAAGTCTATCTGTCGCTGATTTTCCCCTCATCCCTGTCTCTTCTGATCTCTTTCACCTCTCATTGCTTTCCGCCGTCGACTGATTCCGAAAAGCGCCGCGCTCGACGCAGGTgtgctcgctgccgccgccgccgcgcccccgtcCCCCTCTCCCCGGTGCCCGTCCTCTTTCCACCGTCGCCGAATCCGGACGAGACCGGCAGGATCCGCCGCATCTCACGCCCGCGGCCCGCCGTGGCTTTCGGCGGCATCGGGGGCGCCGGTCCGCCCCCGCTCCTCCGGGGCTGGCAGAACGGCGGAGCGGCGCTCTGGTCAGGTTCCTCTGCTTCGAGGGCGGCGCGTGGGCTGATGTCGAGGGCGAGGCGGCTGTGCCTCTGCGCCGGGCGTTCCTGGACGGGAGGGTGGTCGCAGAGGCCGCGTATGGAGGCAGGGAGTTCCTGTTCGACTTCTTGTGGATGGTGCGCATCGACGCTGGCACCGCCGAGGTGGTCGCCATGGGCTGGATTGACCGCGGGGCCTGCTTCTTCCCTGTGCCAGAAagcgggaggaagaggaagaggggcgagCATGAGCTGGGGGACGGGGCCTCGTCCGAGGTGGATGAGAGGTCCGACGAGAGCAGCGACGTGGTGGAGTCCTCAATCCAGCCTAATCTCCTGCCACTCTCAAGCACTCCCCGTGCAGCAGGCCTGATGTGTAGGCTGCCATGGCAAGGCTACATCCATGCATTCGGTACTGctatctccccctctctctcctgattTGCCTCTTCCATTCTCTCATTTGATTTAATCCCTTGAGCATATTTTCTTAtgtatgcctacaacatgctaggTGATTGTCTGATCTACCATGTGATTTGCGGTTCATGCGAAGTCATGAAATCTGGTCCGGATAGTGACATGATTTACTCTGTTTGATCAAACAGGTAGAAGCCGAAGCTGTTTTACTTTAATCTGATGAAGTCTGTGCTGCTATAAGCTAGGAAATCGAAAAATTCAACATTGGCAAGCTGGTCTTGTGCTCTTTGTCTAAAAGCATATTCTGAAAGCGAGGTTCTTATTGTGGATGTTTCAGCGTCAACCTGAATTTTCTTTAACCTACTACAGAAAGACCTTCTAGGGTGATTAGCTGCAGTACTGTGACAAATAATCAAAAAAGATCATTGTCTTCTCATTTAATATTCTAGCTGCCGGCCAAACATTGAAGGTTGCACTACAACTACTTGATTACAAGTTTTATGTGAATGTTTTTTGTACAGCTTGCACAAACTCAGTGAGATCAGGAATCATCATCTCTCACATTTTTTCTCTTCAAAGGGAGGTTTCATCTCCTACATTTTTTTCTCAGAATCAACCATGTTTCTAATCCTAACCAGAAAGTTTCCATCGCTCGGCTCGTGATGGCATGATGCCTCATTTAAATTCTCTCATGTCATGGTGTTTGTATTCAGAAAATTAATTTATGATGCCTCATTTAGATTCTCTTATGTCATTGTGTTTCTATTCAGAAAAATAAGGCATGCTTATCTTATCTCGGTGTGTTTGTGATCAGAAAATTAATTTGCTTATTTTTGCTTTTTGAGGGCTATAACAATAGATTTCATTTTTGAAAATCTGCTTCTTCCCTATTCCAGAGAGCGGGATGAAGAGGAAGAGAGGCGAGCCTGAGCTGGAGTACGGGGCCTCGTCCGGGGTGGATGAGAGGTCCAAAGAGAGCAGCGACAAGATGCAGGGCCAGCTCCTAGCCGCTGCGCGCGGCGCCGACGGGGGCAATGCCAAGTTCGCGTGGTATGGCGCTCCATCGGTGGatgtggccgcggcggcggtggagtaCGGGTTCGGCAGGATGAACAACCGGGTCCTTTTCCATCGCGCGCACGGCGACGACGTCCACCTCTCGCCGCCTCGGTCTCCTTATGCCAGGTCAGGTCAGAGTTCTGAATTTGTGGTTTTGATCGATGGCAAGCATGAATATAGGCATATAGCTGTAGGATAATTTATCAGACACAGTTACCAATTCAGGATCTGTTCCAAATTGCATTCATATTATCCCTCCGACCCATAATATAATTGATTCCATGTTATTTTAGCCTTTGGTTTCTATATCTTGATTCATACTCCTAGCTCAAAAATTATGGGGAAACAAGTTTGCATGAACGACAGTATTAGTTTATCTATGAATGCAGTAATTTGATTGGGTAATGGTTTGTGGAAGGGTGGAATACGAGCAAAACTAAATCATGTTTCCTGCTACCTAGAGTCCGGGTGATGAAATATGTTCTGAATGTTCTGTGAAGCAGTGCATAAAGGAACTTACGAGTATGAAATCATTTTTATGCAGTGCAATGCTAGCAAATGCAGATGAGAACGGCGAGGCGCATATCATGTTGTGCCGTGTTCTGTTGGGCCGGCCAGAGGCCATCCCGGCCGGGTCCTCCAAGCTCCACCCCAGCAGTGACAATTACGACAGTGCCATCGACAACATGCAGAATCCACAGTGGTATGTTGTTTGGGGCAAGGACATGAACATGAGGATCCTCCCAGAGTACGTCGTCAGCTTCAAGTGTCCCAACCTCCATCAGATGCAAGGTTAGTGAGTGCTCTGTCTGAATTGGTGTTGTAATTGTTCCGAGATGTGCCTGGATCTCATGTTATTATTCATTGAAATTTTGGGTTTCAGGATCATCGGGAGCGAACTCCACGCTAAAGAAGCCTTCACCGGTGGCTCATGACATGTTTCCGACGCTTCTAGCAGAGATCCAGTGGTTCATGCCATCTTCCAAGCTGCAGACATTGCAGGGGACCTACAATTGCTTCAAGGTAAATTGGTGGGGGTGCTTATTAGTATAGGGTGTGCCAATATAATAGCAATTACGGAAAGAAATCTAGAGAATTGGTCTCTGGCAGGGGGACTCTTGAGAATGGAAAACGGGGGAAGGGAGATGAGTTTGGGTgtctttttttatatatagaaaAAGAGAGTGTGTTTTATCTGTAAGTGAAGTGTGTACGTGAAGTGCTTTTTATTGGCTAAGCCTAAatgatgaaaaaaaataaaaagaatctTCCCAACCAAGCAACAAACTCTATTGATAAAAATCAACATAGTAAAAATAGTTAAAAAAATGTACATAGTTATATATTTATTCACACTTTCTAAAAACTGGTCAAATTTTCCTTAAAAACCAAAATAAAAAGTATTCACAATATTTAAAAAACATTCAAATAATGTTCTCCCTAAAAAAATCGAGTTTTAATAAAACATTCACTTTTAAAAACAAAGAAATATTCATGTTTTtcagaaaaaagtaaaaaataaaaattgattCACAAACTATTCCAAACTAATCTTCCATCAGATAAAGAACGCTAAGAGGGCTTTTTAACGTGCAAACTTCAGACTCTGAAAATAATAATTAATGCAACTTTATTACAAATGTTAAACTATAGTGCATAATATCACATGGATAAGGATGTATATAGATGGATTTTAAAGTGAGATTCACCCATTTCCACCgtttgtagtccatattgaaaaaTCTTCTAAGACTTTATTTAGAAACGGATGGGGTACTTTGTTTGTAGTCTTTGTACAACCTGCTTCGTTCAGAAGAATGTTCTATCAAAGCAACCATGTCTGATATGTTCACATGAATTCTTTCATGTGGCCGTCCCTCACATTCCTTTGCTTTCAACTATTCCAGCCAGCTGCAATGAAGTCCTCCATAGAGAAGGGTTTGCAGAAAATGATCTTGGCATCCCAGATAAGCAGGTCGGGGTCAAAGCCGGTGCCCAGGGGATTTCAATGGATCACCAACACGAGAAACTGAAATGGCAGGACCAGAAAAGATGGTCCCAGATCTCACTGCAGCCAGATGTGCAAGAACACATCAATGATCATCTGTGAGACTGTGACACTGGAATTTCGTTGATGGAGCATTACCTCTGCTATTTAGCTTCTAGAGTACAATGACTTGTATGTCCAACTATAACAGCTAGCAGCATGGTTTATCCCCTTCTGGTTGTACAATTTCTCTAGAGTGATGGCATAGGAAGAGCATG comes from the Triticum aestivum cultivar Chinese Spring unplaced genomic scaffold, IWGSC CS RefSeq v2.1 scaffold9505, whole genome shotgun sequence genome and includes:
- the LOC123172165 gene encoding probable inactive poly [ADP-ribose] polymerase SRO2, whose amino-acid sequence is ESSDKMQGQLLAAARGADGGNAKFAWYGAPSVDVAAAAVEYGFGRMNNRVLFHRAHGDDVHLSPPRSPYASAMLANADENGEAHIMLCRVLLGRPEAIPAGSSKLHPSSDNYDSAIDNMQNPQWYVVWGKDMNMRILPEYVVSFKCPNLHQMQGSSGANSTLKKPSPVAHDMFPTLLAEIQWFMPSSKLQTLQGTYNCFKPAAMKSSIEKGLQKMILASQISRSGSKPVPRGFQWITNTRN